The following is a genomic window from Thioclava electrotropha.
CTTGGCATCGGCGATCTTGTCCTCGGAAGTCGTGAAGACGACGACCTCGGCCCCTTTCGCCGCCGCCAGCTTCACCGCGAGATGGCCCAAACCGCCCATGCCGATCACGCCGTAGCGCTGGCCGGGCTGCAGGTCCCAGTGATTGATTGGCGAGAAGGTGGTGATGCCCGCGCAAAGAAGTGGCGCGAACCCGGCCAGATCGACCCCCGGCGGAATGCGCAGCGCGAAGTCTTCCTTCACGACGATCTTCTTGGAATAGCCGCCATAGGTCACCCCGCCCGAAATCTTGTCCTCGGAATTATAGGTGAAGGTCGTGCCGTTGAGGCAGTTCTGCTCGCGGTCGGCAAGGCAATTGGCGCAGGTGCCGCAGCTGTCGACCATCGTGCCGACCCCGGCGATATCGCCCTCGCGGAACTTGGTGACTTCCGCGCCGATGCCGACGACCCGGCCGACCATCTCGTGACCGGGAACAAGCGGGAACTGCGGCATCCCCCAGTCGCCCTTGTAGGTGTGGATGTCCGAGTGGCAGATCGAGCTGTACATGATCTCGACCACGACATCCTTCGGGCCAGCCGCACGGCGCGGGATCGTATGGGGCGCGAAACTGCCATCCGTGTCGAAGGCCGCCCAAGCCTGCACCTCGGAGGCTTCGAGCGATGCGCCGGCCTCTTGCGCGGCCGCTTGCGTGGCGACGCTCGCCGCCAAGGGGGCCGCGGCCAGCGCGGCGCCGCTGCGCAGGAAATTACGGCGGCTTTCGCCATCGCGGGTCAGGGTTTGGAACGTGTCATTGCAGGACTGGCACATCTCGGGCCTCCTTTTTCGGGAACTGACGAAGAGCGCCGGAACAAGGGTGGCGCCTGCCTTTCAACATGCCGTGAAACGCGCCGCAGATAATCACTGCTTTGTGCACAGCATCCATGAATCCTGCTCATGAGGCTTTCCGGCTTTTGCGGCATTAACCCCGCGTCTGCGGTCCTTACCTCAATGAGAGCGAGGCCAGGGAGATCACGGCCTTGCCATTGTAACGCAATCCAAGGGAGACCCCTGATGATCCGCACCTTCACGACGCTCGCCGTCCTTCTCGCCGCCCCCGCCGCCGTCGCGCAGTCGATGGAACTGACCCCGGCGGAGAGCCGCGCAGCCACGATCGGCAGCTCTGACACCTTCACCGGCACCGCCCTCGTCGCCCCCGTCTTCGGCCCCGACATGGGCGATGTGAGCGCGGGCGAAGTGACCTTCCTTCCCGGCGCGCGCTCGGCTTGGCACACCCATCCGGCGGGGCAGAAACTCGTCGTGACGGCAGGCTCCGGCTGGGTACAGGAACGCGGCCAGCCCAAACAGCTGATGCAGGCAGGCGACGTCATCTGGTGCCCGCCCGGTATCGAGCATTGGCATGGCGCGACCGACAAGACCCACGTGACACATTTCGCGATCCAGCAGGTGGTGGATGGCTCCGCCGTGACCTGGGGCGAGAAAGTGAGCGACGCGGAATTTCTGGAGTGACGCCGCCTGATCCACGGCTGAATAATCCGTGGACGTCATGAACCACGCGCATATATCGTGAGGGAGACCCGCCCGATGGCGACACCAACATTCAGCGAGGCCTCCCTCATGCTGCGCGAGAATATCAACGATCTGATCGCCTTGGCCGCCGTCGCCGAAGAGCGCAGCTTCACCAAGGCCGCGGCGCGGCTCAACGTCTCGCAATCCGCGCTGAGCCACACGATCAAGGCGCTGGAGCAACGGCTGGGGCTGCGGTTGCTGACGCGCACCACGCGATCCGTTGCGCCGACGCTCGAGGGCGAGGATCTTCTGGCCACGCTCAACCCCTGCTTCGAGATGATCGAGGCGCGGCTGCGCGCACTCGATGACGCGCAGGACCAGCCCACGGGCACGGTGCGCATCGTCTCCACCGATTACGCGATCGAAACGGTGCTTTGGCCGAAGCTCTCGCCGCTGCTCAAGCAATACCCCTCGATCAATGTCGAGCTGGTGATGGATTACGGCTTCACCGATCTGGCCTCGGCGCAATGCGATGCCGGGGTGCGCTATGGCGACAGCGTGAGCGAGGGGATGATCGCCACAAGGATCGGCCCGGACGAACGGATGCTCTGTGTTGGCGCGCCGTCCTATTTCGAAGCGGCGGGCGTGCCGCAGACCCCGCATGATCTGAGCGAGCATAACTGCATCAACCTGCGGCTGGCGACGCATGGCGCACTCTATGCCTGGGAATTCGAGGATGCCGAGGGCCACGAAATCCGGGTGAAGGTCTCCGGTCAGGCCTGCTTCAACACGATTGGCCTCGTCCAGCACGCAGCGCTTGACGGGCACGGGCTGGCGCTGGTGCCGGATCGGCTCGCCGCCCCGCATCTGGAACGCGGCGCGCTGCAATCCTGTCTCGAGGAATATTGCCCCTATTTCCCGGGATTTTACCTCTATTACCCCAGCCGTCAGCGCCCCTCCTCGGCTTTCGGGGCGGTACTGGAAGCCCTGCGCGAGCGCAGCTGATCGGGTTCCACATTATCACGCTCGATTGAATGAACGTGCGCATTCATGGCCTTCGCTCATGAGTGCTATAAAAATTCCGCCGATTATCCTCTGGCCCAGCGCGCCCTAGATTGCAGGACATGAACCGAAGCCGTGCTCTTGAAAAATGAGGGGCGCGGCGCACTCCAATGCAAGGAGCCAGACATGATCCTGAACGAAACCCTTACCCTCCCCAATGGCGTCGAGATCCCGAAACTGGGCCTTGGCACCTGGATGATCGACGATGACAAGGTAGCCGATGCGGTGAAGGCCGCTGTCGAGATGGGCTATCGCCATATCGACACCGCGCAGGCCTACGGAAACGAGCGCGGCGTCGGCGAAGGCATCCGCAATTGCGGTGTTCCGCGCGACGAGATCTTCGTGACCACCAAGCTCGACGCGGGCATCAAGAACTATGCTGACGCGAAAGCCGCCATCGACGGCTCGCTCGAGACGCTCGGGCTCGACAAGATCGACCTGATGATCATCCACAGCCCGAAGCCCTGGACTGAGTTCCACGGCGACGATGGCTACTTCGAGGGCAACCTCGAGGCGTGGCGCGCGCTGGAAGAAGCCTATGAGGCGGGCAAGCTGCGCGCGATCGGCGTGTCGAACTTCGAGAAGGCGGATCTCGACAACCTGCTCGACAATGCGAAGGTCAAGCCGATGATCGACCAGATCCTCGCGCACGTGTCGAACACGCCCTTCGAGCTGATCGACTATATCCAGAGCAACGGCATGGTCGCCGAGGCCTATTCGCCGATCGGTCACGGCCAGATCCTCGACAATGCCGAGATCAAGGCGATGGCCGAGAAATACGGCGTCAGCGTCCCGCAGCTCTCGATCCGCTACGTGCTGCAACTGGGCATGGTGGCCCTTCCGAAGACCGCCAACCCCGATCACATGCGCTCCAATGCGGGGCTCGATTTCGAGATTTCCGACGCCGATATGGAGGCGCTGAAATCGGTCGAAGAGATCAAGGATTACGGCGAAGCGAGCATGTTCCCCGTCTATGGCGGGCAGCTTTAAGCCAGACCATCGCACCGCCGGGCCTGTCCCGGCGGTGCCTCTCAGGCCTTTCGATGAATCTCGCTCATGAGTGACTTGGCTTGATGCGGCATTAACCTGAACGCCGCCTCCCCCATCTCTGAAGGACAAGATCAACCCGACAGGAGAGATGATATGAAAACCCGTTTTGCAGCTTCCGCCTTTGCTCTGATCGCGTCCTCGGCCTCCGGCGAGGCGCTCGATCGCACCATCCCCGACGCCGTTGGCCGCGCGGCCCCCGCCCTCGAGGCCTATTCCACCAATGACCTTCTCGGCTCGGTCTGGACCGGCGAACAGCTGTCCATGCGGGACCGCTCGCTCGTGACCTTCGCGGCGCTGATGACCCGCCACGAGACCGGAAACCTCCAGCGTTTCGTCGAACTCGCGCTCGATAGCGGTGTGACGCCGGCCGAACTGTCGGAAACCGTCACCCATCTCGCCTTCTACACCGGCTGGGGCAATGCGACCGCCGCGGCCGAGGCGATGGCCCCGGTCTACGAGGCGCGCGGGATCGCCGCGGACAGCCTTCCCGGCGCAGAGGTCGACCTGCTGGCGCTCGATGAGGAGGCCGAGGAATCGCGCGAGAGTTTCGTGCGCGGCACCTATGGCGATGTCTCGATGGGCGTGGTCGACAATACGCGCGAGCTTCTGTTCCGCGACCTCTGGCTGCGTCCCGATCTCGCGCCGCGCGACCGCTCGATGGTCACCGTCGCAGCCCTGATCGCGGCAGGCCAGCCCGAGCAGATGACCTTCCACCTCAACCGCGCGATGGATAACGGGCTGACGCAGGAGGAAGCGGGCGCGATGCTCTCGCATCTGGCCTTCTACGCGGGCTGGCCCAAGGTCTTCTCGGCGCTGCCGGTGGCCAAGGACGTCTTCGAAAACCGCGCCGAATAAAGGACCCTGCCATGAAGATCGCCATTCTCGGATCGGGACTGATGGGCGCGAAGCTCGGACGGATCTGGGCGCAATGCGGCCACGAGCTGCGCTTCGCCTATTCGCGCAGTCCGGCCAAGCTGGACCGGCTCGCCGCCGAGACCGGCGGGTGCGCGACGAGCGTCTCCGAGGCGGTCGCGGGTGCAGATGCGATCCTGCTCGCCGTGCATTGGAGCCGGATCGAAGATGTGCTGGCTCAGGCCGGCGACATGGCGGGTCAGGTGGTGCTCAACTGCTGCGTCCCGCTCGATACGAGCAATAGCGATCTCGTGCTCGGCCCCAAGACCTCCGGGGCCGAGCAACTCGCTACGATGCGCCCGCAAGCGCGCTGGGTGGCCACATTCAACACCTCTCCCTCCGAGAGCTTCGCCCCGGTCTTCGCGCGCAAGGGACAGGCCGACCCGCCGCAGCTTCTGATCTACGGCGATGACGACGGCGCGAAATCCATCGCGCGCGGGCTGATCGAAGATATCGGCTTTACGCCGGTTGATGCGGGCGGGCTGCGCACCGGGCGCTTCGTCGAACCCTTTGCAATGGTCACCGCCGAGCTAGCCTATGGGCAACCCGGCGGTCCCGCCCTGACCTATCGTTTCGAAAAACTGCGCGGCTAAGCCCGCGCTCCCCTACCCCAAGAAAGGAGTTTTCCCATGAAAATCATTCGCTCCGGCACCAACGCCTCGATGCAGGGCCCCGAAGACTGGTTCACCGGCACCGTCCGCGTCGATCCGCTGTTTCAGGCCGAAGAGCCCGGCCGCACCTCGGGCAGCCATGTCACCTTCGAGCCCGGCGCGCGCACCGCATGGCACACCCACCCGGCGGGTCAGACCCTGATCGTCACCTTCGGGCGCGGCCGCGTCCAGCGCGAAGGCGGCCCCGTCGAAGAGATCAGCCAGGGCGACGTCGTGTGGTTCCCGGCAGGCGAAAAGCACTGGCACGGCGCCTCTTCCGAGACCGCGATGAGCCATATCGCGGTGCAGGAAAGCATCGACGGCTCGCCGGTCACCTGGCTCGAGAAAGTCGCCGACGAAGACTATAACGGCTGACCTTGAGGGCCGGGCCCGCGCGGCTCGGCCTTCTCTTTCTTCTTCCCAAGATTTTTCAAAGCACGAGGCCCCGCAATGCCCCGGCCACATATCACTTGCCATATGATCACCACGCTCGACGGACGATTGAAGACCGAAGGGTGGCCCTATTCCGAAGACGAATTGCTGACGATCTACGA
Proteins encoded in this region:
- a CDS encoding NAD(P)-dependent alcohol dehydrogenase codes for the protein MCQSCNDTFQTLTRDGESRRNFLRSGAALAAAPLAASVATQAAAQEAGASLEASEVQAWAAFDTDGSFAPHTIPRRAAGPKDVVVEIMYSSICHSDIHTYKGDWGMPQFPLVPGHEMVGRVVGIGAEVTKFREGDIAGVGTMVDSCGTCANCLADREQNCLNGTTFTYNSEDKISGGVTYGGYSKKIVVKEDFALRIPPGVDLAGFAPLLCAGITTFSPINHWDLQPGQRYGVIGMGGLGHLAVKLAAAKGAEVVVFTTSEDKIADAKAFGAAEAYLWSDEAAMRSQMGSFDLMLSTVPVAYPMQQFLNLLKLDKTLVNVGALFPIEGAHGMMMGFGRQSLAGSMTGGIAETQRVIDFAAHHGVAATYEMITPEQIGEACEKVVNKQARYRYVIDMTQA
- a CDS encoding (R)-mandelonitrile lyase, which codes for MIRTFTTLAVLLAAPAAVAQSMELTPAESRAATIGSSDTFTGTALVAPVFGPDMGDVSAGEVTFLPGARSAWHTHPAGQKLVVTAGSGWVQERGQPKQLMQAGDVIWCPPGIEHWHGATDKTHVTHFAIQQVVDGSAVTWGEKVSDAEFLE
- a CDS encoding LysR family transcriptional regulator, which translates into the protein MATPTFSEASLMLRENINDLIALAAVAEERSFTKAAARLNVSQSALSHTIKALEQRLGLRLLTRTTRSVAPTLEGEDLLATLNPCFEMIEARLRALDDAQDQPTGTVRIVSTDYAIETVLWPKLSPLLKQYPSINVELVMDYGFTDLASAQCDAGVRYGDSVSEGMIATRIGPDERMLCVGAPSYFEAAGVPQTPHDLSEHNCINLRLATHGALYAWEFEDAEGHEIRVKVSGQACFNTIGLVQHAALDGHGLALVPDRLAAPHLERGALQSCLEEYCPYFPGFYLYYPSRQRPSSAFGAVLEALRERS
- a CDS encoding aldo/keto reductase, which encodes MILNETLTLPNGVEIPKLGLGTWMIDDDKVADAVKAAVEMGYRHIDTAQAYGNERGVGEGIRNCGVPRDEIFVTTKLDAGIKNYADAKAAIDGSLETLGLDKIDLMIIHSPKPWTEFHGDDGYFEGNLEAWRALEEAYEAGKLRAIGVSNFEKADLDNLLDNAKVKPMIDQILAHVSNTPFELIDYIQSNGMVAEAYSPIGHGQILDNAEIKAMAEKYGVSVPQLSIRYVLQLGMVALPKTANPDHMRSNAGLDFEISDADMEALKSVEEIKDYGEASMFPVYGGQL
- a CDS encoding carboxymuconolactone decarboxylase family protein — its product is MKTRFAASAFALIASSASGEALDRTIPDAVGRAAPALEAYSTNDLLGSVWTGEQLSMRDRSLVTFAALMTRHETGNLQRFVELALDSGVTPAELSETVTHLAFYTGWGNATAAAEAMAPVYEARGIAADSLPGAEVDLLALDEEAEESRESFVRGTYGDVSMGVVDNTRELLFRDLWLRPDLAPRDRSMVTVAALIAAGQPEQMTFHLNRAMDNGLTQEEAGAMLSHLAFYAGWPKVFSALPVAKDVFENRAE
- a CDS encoding NADPH-dependent F420 reductase: MKIAILGSGLMGAKLGRIWAQCGHELRFAYSRSPAKLDRLAAETGGCATSVSEAVAGADAILLAVHWSRIEDVLAQAGDMAGQVVLNCCVPLDTSNSDLVLGPKTSGAEQLATMRPQARWVATFNTSPSESFAPVFARKGQADPPQLLIYGDDDGAKSIARGLIEDIGFTPVDAGGLRTGRFVEPFAMVTAELAYGQPGGPALTYRFEKLRG
- a CDS encoding (R)-mandelonitrile lyase — translated: MKIIRSGTNASMQGPEDWFTGTVRVDPLFQAEEPGRTSGSHVTFEPGARTAWHTHPAGQTLIVTFGRGRVQREGGPVEEISQGDVVWFPAGEKHWHGASSETAMSHIAVQESIDGSPVTWLEKVADEDYNG